In Polypterus senegalus isolate Bchr_013 chromosome 12, ASM1683550v1, whole genome shotgun sequence, the following are encoded in one genomic region:
- the sec11a gene encoding signal peptidase complex catalytic subunit SEC11A has product MLSLDFLDDVRRMNKRQLYYQVLNFGMIVSSALMIWKGLMVITGSESPIVVVLSGSMEPAFHRGDLLFLTNRVEDPIRVGEIVVFRIEGREIPIVHRVLKIHEKENGDIKFLTKGDNNAVDDRGLYKQGQHWLEKKDVVGRARGFVPYIGIVTILMNDYPKFKYAVLFLLGLFVLVHRE; this is encoded by the exons CTCTACTACCAGGTGCTGAATTTTGGGATGATCGTTTCATCAGCACTTATGATTTGGAAGGGCTTAATGGTTATTACAGGCAGTGAAAGTCCAATTGTAGTGGTGCTTAG TGGAAGTATGGAGCCCGCATTTCACAGAGGAGATCTTTTGTTCCTTACTAACCGAGTAGAAGATCCAATTAGAGTTGGCGAAATTGTTGTCTTCCGGATAGAAGGAAGGGAGATTCCAATTGTAcacagagttttaaaaattcatgaaaa AGAAAATGGAGACATTAAATTCTTGACCAAAGGTGACAATAATGCAGTGGATGATAGAGGCCTgtacaagcaaggccagcactggctggagaaaaaggatGTTGTGGGACGAGCAAGAGG gtTTGTTCCATACATTGGCATCGTCACCATTCTAATGAATGATTATCCCAAGTTTAAG tatGCAGTTTTATTTCTGTTGGGCCTATTTGTTTTAGTCCATCGGGAGTAA